Proteins from a genomic interval of Undibacterium parvum:
- a CDS encoding IS3 family transposase (programmed frameshift): MKRIRYTAEQREWAVQQMMPPLNRAVVELAKATGITTVTLRVWQNVAREEGRIVPGDGKQSDRWSSTDKFRIVLEAAALSEVELSAYCRTKGVYPEQVTQWRLACEQANGQLVQTKPDASQTKRIGELERALKKKDAELAESAALLVLRKKAEAIWGRGKGRMIKAPDRLEALTLINEAVAAGARQDLACDMLGLSVRTLQRWRHSPQDRRPDTMHQCPANKLNQAEREALLAAANCAEYASMTPHQIVPKLADKGIYLASESTFYRVMKAANQGQRRGRSKSPQKRPLTTHQADGPNQVWCWDITWLPSTVKGRFFYWYMMKDIYSRKLVVNEVHENESSEHASHLLWRGCLREQIAGKPLVLHSDNGTAMKGANMLSAMYDLGVVPSFSRPRVSNDNAYAEALFRTAKYCPQWPERPFDTLEEARLWVHEFVKWYNEEHCHSGLKYVTPDQRHRGQASVLLQQRAQVYQLARKKNPRRWSGETRDWTLGSTVYLNPERAQMQEKDYMKAA, encoded by the exons ATGAAACGTATTCGATATACAGCAGAACAAAGGGAATGGGCTGTTCAACAAATGATGCCCCCGTTAAACCGAGCAGTGGTGGAATTAGCAAAGGCCACGGGAATTACTACAGTGACGCTACGTGTTTGGCAGAACGTGGCGCGTGAGGAAGGAAGAATTGTGCCTGGAGATGGTAAACAAAGTGATCGCTGGTCCAGCACGGACAAATTTCGCATCGTGCTAGAGGCTGCAGCACTAAGTGAAGTAGAGCTATCGGCGTATTGCAGAACCAAAGGCGTCTATCCAGAACAAGTGACGCAATGGCGTTTAGCCTGCGAGCAGGCCAATGGACAATTGGTGCAGACTAAACCAGATGCCTCACAGACAAAACGCATTGGCGAACTGGAACGCGCCTTAAAAAAGAAAGATGCTGAGTTGGCAGAGTCGGCGGCGCTGCTTGTTTTAAGAAAAAAAGCCGAGGCGATCTGGGGGAGGG GAAAAGGACGAATGATCAAAGCCCCAGATCGCCTTGAAGCCCTGACATTGATTAATGAAGCGGTTGCCGCTGGCGCGCGCCAAGACCTTGCTTGCGACATGCTGGGGTTGAGTGTGCGCACCCTACAGCGGTGGCGGCATTCACCACAAGATCGGCGGCCTGATACCATGCATCAGTGTCCTGCAAATAAGCTCAATCAAGCAGAACGTGAGGCATTGTTGGCAGCAGCTAACTGCGCCGAATACGCCAGCATGACGCCGCATCAGATTGTTCCCAAGTTGGCCGACAAAGGAATTTATCTGGCATCGGAATCGACATTTTACCGCGTCATGAAAGCAGCTAATCAAGGACAGCGAAGGGGGCGAAGTAAGAGCCCGCAGAAACGGCCATTGACAACGCATCAAGCAGATGGACCTAACCAAGTGTGGTGCTGGGATATCACCTGGCTACCAAGCACGGTCAAGGGCAGATTCTTTTATTGGTACATGATGAAAGACATCTACAGCCGTAAGCTGGTGGTCAATGAAGTGCATGAAAACGAATCGTCAGAACATGCCAGTCACTTGTTGTGGCGCGGTTGTTTGCGTGAACAAATAGCCGGCAAACCACTGGTGCTGCATTCCGACAATGGCACGGCTATGAAAGGGGCGAACATGCTCTCCGCCATGTACGATCTTGGTGTGGTTCCGTCTTTTAGCCGACCACGTGTCAGCAACGATAACGCCTACGCCGAAGCATTATTTCGTACTGCGAAGTATTGCCCGCAGTGGCCAGAACGGCCATTCGACACCTTGGAAGAAGCGCGTCTCTGGGTACATGAATTCGTCAAATGGTATAACGAAGAACATTGCCATAGCGGCTTGAAATACGTCACTCCAGATCAGCGCCATCGTGGGCAAGCAAGTGTGTTACTTCAGCAGCGTGCACAGGTCTATCAACTAGCCCGTAAAAAAAATCCTCGACGCTGGTCTGGAGAAACGAGAGATTGGACATTAGGCAGTACTGTCTACTTGAATCCTGAACGAGCTCAGATGCAAGAGAAAGATTATATGAAAGCAGCTTAA
- a CDS encoding flagellar basal body-associated FliL family protein, with protein sequence MSKPSSKGDLLTSKLDFENIDGASPAKKADFTTQQSAAKEVPDPPLEKKKSIAAAQSFTKTDAKLKNTKPVVAVKKDRLTQTIAGLVLLGLLIVSGLIYMYKDSTRNVSGLNYVTLPQIIVNMDGNVARLRVSVQIDMEDADWLKQHKKELENSFQRTIAAMNPDDLRSAKGIAETQLALKQQLNEDARSEKIQAVLITELLVQGKE encoded by the coding sequence ATGTCAAAACCCTCGTCAAAAGGAGACTTACTCACATCAAAACTCGATTTCGAGAATATCGATGGTGCGTCGCCAGCAAAAAAAGCAGATTTTACGACACAGCAGAGCGCTGCTAAAGAGGTCCCTGATCCCCCGCTCGAGAAAAAAAAATCGATCGCAGCAGCCCAGTCTTTTACCAAAACGGACGCTAAATTGAAAAACACAAAACCCGTGGTTGCGGTAAAGAAAGATAGGCTAACCCAGACTATTGCAGGCTTAGTGCTGTTAGGCTTGCTGATCGTGTCAGGCTTGATTTATATGTACAAGGATAGTACTCGCAATGTGAGTGGGCTTAACTACGTGACTCTCCCGCAAATTATCGTCAATATGGATGGAAACGTCGCCAGGTTACGGGTTTCGGTACAGATAGATATGGAAGATGCTGACTGGTTGAAACAGCATAAAAAAGAGTTGGAGAATAGTTTTCAGAGGACTATCGCTGCAATGAATCCGGACGATCTACGTTCCGCTAAAGGTATCGCTGAGACGCAATTGGCATTGAAGCAGCAGCTCAATGAAGATGCGCGTTCGGAAAAAATTCAGGCAGTGTTGATCACCGAATTATTGGTGCAAGGTAAAGAATAG
- a CDS encoding lysophospholipid acyltransferase family protein yields the protein MHYTIFDTPIINTLMRWFSVCVLRLCGWKVEGQKPSELKYVLIAAPHTSNWDFPYTMMICFALRLDVYWMGKASLFPPFFGAFSRWMGGIAVDRSRAGNLVEGTVNAFNDNQKLTVIVPPEGTRNKVTHWKTGFYYIAHGAGVPIALGYLDFKRKAGGIGKVFHTTGDIEKDMKVIQEFYAGISGKNPKQFNLDNTQT from the coding sequence ATGCACTATACAATTTTTGACACCCCGATTATTAACACTCTGATGCGCTGGTTTTCTGTCTGCGTTTTACGTCTGTGTGGCTGGAAAGTCGAGGGCCAAAAACCATCCGAGCTGAAATATGTATTGATCGCCGCACCTCACACCAGTAACTGGGATTTTCCTTACACCATGATGATTTGTTTCGCATTACGTCTGGATGTGTATTGGATGGGTAAGGCCAGTTTGTTCCCACCGTTTTTCGGTGCCTTCTCGCGCTGGATGGGTGGCATTGCGGTTGACCGTTCGCGTGCTGGTAACTTGGTCGAGGGTACGGTGAATGCGTTCAATGATAATCAAAAATTGACCGTCATCGTGCCGCCCGAAGGCACCAGAAATAAGGTGACGCACTGGAAAACCGGCTTTTATTACATCGCACATGGTGCTGGCGTACCGATTGCCTTAGGTTATCTCGACTTCAAACGTAAGGCCGGTGGCATCGGTAAAGTATTTCATACTACTGGCGATATAGAAAAAGACATGAAAGTCATACAGGAATTTTATGCCGGCATTTCAGGTAAAAATCCTAAGCAATTCAATCTAGATAATACCCAGACCTAG